One region of Haloprofundus salilacus genomic DNA includes:
- a CDS encoding 6-pyruvoyl trahydropterin synthase family protein, producing MTRSVLEDDSETLTSWAGERVLHVGRDRPIRISAGHRLLHHDGKCSRPHGHNYEISVRLVGELTEEGWVVDKGEVTGVIDEWDHMFLLEDGDPLVEAFAAAGDADATVVLDAPPTAEVMSVLLEEKLREALSDTVRDIAVEVSETSELCGGRL from the coding sequence ATGACTCGGAGCGTACTCGAAGACGACTCGGAGACCCTCACCTCGTGGGCGGGCGAGCGAGTCCTCCACGTCGGCCGCGACCGACCCATCCGTATCAGCGCGGGTCACCGCCTGCTGCACCACGATGGGAAATGTAGCCGCCCGCACGGCCACAACTACGAGATTTCGGTCCGCCTCGTCGGCGAACTCACCGAGGAGGGGTGGGTCGTCGACAAGGGCGAGGTGACCGGAGTCATCGACGAGTGGGACCACATGTTCCTGCTCGAAGACGGCGACCCGCTAGTCGAGGCGTTCGCCGCCGCCGGAGACGCTGATGCGACGGTCGTTCTCGACGCGCCGCCGACCGCCGAGGTGATGAGCGTCCTCTTGGAGGAGAAACTGCGCGAGGCGCTCTCCGACACCGTGCGCGACATCGCCGTCGAGGTGAGCGAGACGAGCGAACTTTGCGGCGGCCGATTGTAA
- the queC gene encoding 7-cyano-7-deazaguanine synthase QueC, with amino-acid sequence MKRDNDKDDEWTADAERAQPQNDRNDKRAVVLVSGGMDSATTAYEAKARGYELYFLHTSYGQKTESKEYDCATKLAEEMDARDFLHIETDHLKRIGVSSLTDDAMAVEDVDMDSEEIPDTYVPFRNANLLSMAVSYAEANDCEAVFVGAHSEDYAGYPDCRPEFFEAFEAMVDTGTKPETEIAVEVPFVNDSKTDIAERGVELGVPFEHTWSCYRTEEPACGTCDSCAYRLQSFQNVGVRDPIEYAERPQYAD; translated from the coding sequence ATGAAACGCGACAACGACAAAGACGACGAGTGGACCGCAGACGCAGAACGAGCGCAACCCCAGAACGACAGGAACGACAAGCGCGCCGTCGTGCTCGTCTCCGGCGGGATGGACAGCGCGACGACCGCCTACGAGGCAAAAGCGCGCGGCTACGAACTCTACTTCCTGCACACCTCCTACGGGCAGAAGACCGAGAGCAAAGAGTACGACTGCGCCACGAAACTCGCCGAAGAGATGGACGCGCGCGACTTCCTGCACATCGAGACCGACCACCTCAAGCGCATCGGCGTGTCGAGCCTCACAGACGACGCGATGGCCGTCGAAGACGTCGACATGGACAGCGAGGAGATACCCGACACCTACGTCCCGTTCCGCAACGCGAACCTCCTCTCGATGGCCGTCTCGTACGCCGAAGCGAACGACTGCGAGGCCGTCTTCGTCGGCGCGCACTCGGAAGACTACGCGGGCTACCCCGACTGCCGTCCCGAGTTCTTCGAGGCGTTCGAGGCGATGGTCGACACAGGGACGAAACCCGAAACCGAGATCGCGGTCGAAGTGCCGTTCGTGAACGACTCGAAGACGGACATAGCCGAGCGCGGCGTCGAACTCGGTGTCCCGTTCGAGCACACGTGGAGCTGCTACCGCACCGAGGAACCCGCGTGCGGCACCTGCGACTCCTGTGCGTACCGACTGCAGTCGTTCCAGAACGTCGGCGTCCGCGACCCGATCGAGTACGCCGAGCGGCCGCAGTACGCCGACTGA
- a CDS encoding glycoside hydrolase family 15 protein, producing the protein MRLRTALNDYKRNRGARFPEECPTANGAFSAHGDRLVYVDPRGRLRDYSSSLSGLYGIDRSRFGIETDDGTRWFDELDAVRQHYYRETNVVETEYDAGAYTVHQYDLTLGRAHVTHVELRGAIPTDAHLTAFLTFAPEGRETRVGRLIHESAGPNGTKAVEVFHRTEHDYVTASTGLTDVRGQIPERFDEMLSESSFEFPREAVLNRYEDTHLSGDIVVSAPFEREGRAARTTFVTQLSDHNELTREEALADLRDCALSHATADDLREAGRMRAEVYVPDGAPNARVVRSDLRALSLLTAPTGAHIAGPEFDPFYAHSGGYGYTWFRDDAEVAANLLESDELLGLDVDDQLQRSVRFLCETQEDDGSWPHRVWAVDGSLAPGWAHGRVEGGDSDEYQADQTASVATYLATYLRERGTRLSSAERREVRESIDRAVTAMDETLGANGLPIRCQNAWENMSGRFTHTAATFLEAYAAVARAPVDDDLSDHAAAQATTVVEGLDELWLEDDDHYALRLDGDHRDVRLDSSTLALVDAFDEYGHLEELTEEVLDRLRDHVGETLDGLYRDPEGTPVAGLVRFEDDTWRRSGQEQPKVWSVSTAWGANAAATLASLLARSGYDGEPFLARAETLYELLLPDGPFATEAGYLAEQVFDDGTYDSATPLGWSHSLRLATTALLRETDALPMSTPAPSGPEEWPRWTTGEKYGVGTVADHDDEDPSRVWFTLTEGALTEVRFPRVDLMNLRTLDFLVVEADEGSSYTARTYNETRRDDAAETIERRAEIVEEDALVFRHTVVERGDGRGHEWNLTLEYVADPEHDALLVNVDFEARDDKEYQLFAVADTSLTNTGAKDRGLRLGKPGSYHLVARDAGAYDVGDPLLTDEEGEPYSVALALAAANRFEWATVGVAGSEYLHGLFSGGEQPESHSRVDDENIVLVGRVGSGSELGETLALGFGENADTAAALGEAAGALTRGYETVRSAYIDSWERFLEPKELPTCVADDDELRAQYKSCLMGLRAVEDKTFLGAGIASPSVPWGEAVSAEEAKGYGYNFVWARDLYQVFTVFEAVGDLKTAEDALSYIYNYQQDDHGFIPQNSYLDGRTRWGGEQIDNISFPQVMAYQLWEDGLGFDDTNYDYVNVKRSADYVARNGPATAQERWEEEAGYSPSSIAAEIAGLTCAAAIALNEGRTEDALVWLALADDWTENVEKWTATETGTDLHTHTPYYVRVTRDGDPEAGHLRTLANNGPTLDEREIIDGGFLELTRLGIKPWDDEVIRNSLTEVDETIRVDTPYGPAFYRYNGDGYGEQGGDEEGAPWSIETKGQGRLWPIFTGERGEYELLAGTEDGLLAPENLLKTMAAFANSGRMLAEQVWDRDQETEYNWEFGEGTGSATPLAWSMAQYVRLAHGIDAGKPVEMPAAVAERYLETERPDGPSIRVDTDFRGDNLHVTGKTDAAVVAVRTREETVIVEPEDGTYEATVGISHGENQIIVAAATDTDLEAAGTTVKRFTL; encoded by the coding sequence ATGAGACTCCGAACCGCGTTGAACGATTACAAGAGAAATCGTGGCGCGCGTTTTCCGGAGGAGTGTCCGACCGCAAACGGGGCCTTTTCGGCGCACGGCGACCGTCTCGTCTACGTCGACCCCCGCGGACGCCTCCGGGACTATTCATCTTCGCTCTCCGGGCTTTACGGCATCGACCGGTCGCGTTTCGGCATCGAAACCGACGACGGCACCCGCTGGTTCGACGAACTCGACGCCGTCAGACAGCACTACTACCGCGAGACGAACGTCGTCGAGACCGAGTACGACGCCGGAGCGTACACCGTCCACCAGTACGACCTCACGCTGGGCCGGGCACACGTCACGCACGTCGAACTCCGCGGCGCGATACCGACGGACGCCCACCTGACGGCGTTTCTCACCTTCGCACCCGAGGGCAGAGAGACGCGCGTCGGCCGCCTCATCCACGAGTCGGCGGGACCGAACGGCACGAAAGCGGTCGAGGTTTTCCACCGGACCGAACACGACTACGTAACCGCGTCGACGGGACTCACCGACGTGCGGGGGCAGATTCCGGAGCGGTTCGACGAGATGCTCTCCGAGAGCTCGTTCGAGTTCCCCCGCGAGGCGGTGTTAAACCGGTACGAGGACACCCACCTCAGCGGCGACATCGTAGTCTCCGCGCCGTTCGAGCGCGAGGGTCGCGCCGCCCGAACGACGTTCGTCACGCAACTGTCGGACCACAACGAGTTGACCCGCGAGGAGGCGCTGGCTGACCTCCGCGACTGCGCACTCTCGCACGCGACAGCCGACGACCTCCGGGAGGCGGGCCGGATGCGCGCAGAAGTGTACGTCCCGGACGGGGCACCGAACGCCCGCGTCGTCCGCTCCGACCTCCGAGCGCTGTCGCTTCTCACCGCGCCGACGGGCGCACACATCGCCGGACCCGAGTTCGACCCCTTCTACGCGCACTCGGGCGGCTACGGCTACACGTGGTTCCGCGACGACGCCGAGGTGGCGGCCAACCTGTTGGAGAGCGACGAACTGCTCGGTCTCGACGTGGACGACCAACTCCAGCGGAGCGTCCGGTTCCTCTGCGAGACCCAGGAGGACGACGGGTCGTGGCCGCACCGCGTCTGGGCCGTCGACGGGTCGCTCGCGCCGGGGTGGGCGCACGGCCGCGTCGAGGGCGGCGACAGCGACGAGTACCAGGCCGACCAGACGGCCAGCGTCGCGACATACCTCGCCACCTACCTCCGCGAGCGCGGCACGCGACTGAGTTCGGCCGAGCGCCGGGAGGTCCGCGAAAGTATCGACCGCGCGGTCACCGCGATGGACGAGACACTCGGCGCCAACGGTCTCCCGATTCGCTGTCAGAACGCGTGGGAGAACATGAGCGGGCGGTTCACCCACACGGCGGCGACGTTCCTCGAAGCGTACGCCGCCGTCGCTCGCGCGCCCGTCGACGACGACCTGAGCGACCACGCGGCGGCGCAGGCAACCACCGTCGTAGAGGGACTCGACGAACTGTGGCTCGAAGACGACGACCACTACGCGCTCCGTCTCGACGGCGACCACCGCGACGTCCGCCTCGACTCCAGCACGCTGGCGCTCGTCGACGCCTTCGACGAGTACGGCCACCTCGAAGAGCTGACCGAGGAGGTGCTCGACCGTCTCCGCGACCACGTCGGCGAGACGCTCGACGGTCTCTACCGCGACCCCGAGGGAACGCCGGTCGCCGGTCTCGTCCGTTTCGAAGACGACACGTGGCGGCGCAGCGGACAGGAGCAGCCCAAAGTGTGGTCGGTGTCGACGGCGTGGGGGGCCAACGCCGCGGCCACGCTCGCGTCGCTGCTCGCTCGCTCCGGCTACGACGGCGAGCCGTTCCTCGCCCGCGCGGAGACGTTGTACGAACTCCTGCTGCCGGACGGGCCGTTCGCCACCGAGGCAGGCTATCTCGCCGAGCAGGTGTTCGACGACGGAACGTACGACAGCGCCACACCGTTGGGCTGGTCGCACTCGCTTCGGCTCGCGACGACAGCGCTGCTGCGCGAGACCGACGCGCTCCCGATGAGCACGCCCGCGCCGTCGGGTCCCGAGGAGTGGCCGCGGTGGACCACCGGCGAGAAGTACGGCGTCGGCACCGTCGCCGACCACGACGACGAGGACCCCTCGCGAGTCTGGTTCACGCTCACCGAGGGCGCGCTGACAGAGGTCCGATTCCCGCGCGTCGACCTGATGAACCTGCGGACGCTCGATTTCCTCGTCGTCGAGGCCGACGAGGGGTCGAGCTATACGGCCAGAACGTACAACGAGACCCGCCGCGACGACGCCGCCGAGACGATAGAACGGCGGGCCGAAATCGTCGAAGAAGACGCGCTCGTCTTCCGCCACACTGTCGTCGAACGGGGTGACGGCCGCGGACACGAGTGGAACCTCACGCTCGAGTACGTCGCCGACCCCGAACACGACGCGCTCCTCGTCAACGTCGACTTCGAGGCGCGCGACGACAAGGAGTACCAGTTGTTCGCCGTCGCGGACACCTCGCTGACGAATACCGGCGCGAAGGACCGCGGCCTCCGACTCGGCAAACCCGGCAGCTACCACCTCGTCGCCCGTGACGCCGGCGCGTACGACGTGGGCGACCCGCTTCTGACCGACGAGGAGGGCGAACCGTACAGCGTCGCTCTCGCACTGGCGGCGGCGAACCGCTTCGAGTGGGCCACCGTCGGCGTCGCCGGATCGGAGTACCTCCACGGGCTGTTCTCGGGCGGCGAACAGCCCGAATCGCACTCGCGCGTCGACGACGAGAACATCGTCCTCGTGGGGCGGGTCGGCAGCGGCAGCGAACTCGGCGAGACGCTCGCGCTCGGCTTCGGCGAGAACGCCGATACGGCGGCGGCGCTCGGCGAGGCCGCGGGGGCGTTGACCCGCGGCTACGAAACGGTCCGGTCGGCGTACATCGACTCGTGGGAGCGGTTTCTCGAACCGAAGGAACTGCCGACGTGCGTCGCCGACGACGACGAACTCAGAGCGCAGTACAAGAGCTGTCTGATGGGGCTTCGTGCCGTCGAGGACAAGACGTTCCTCGGAGCGGGCATCGCTTCGCCCTCCGTTCCGTGGGGGGAGGCGGTCAGCGCCGAGGAGGCGAAGGGGTACGGCTACAACTTCGTCTGGGCGCGCGACCTCTACCAAGTGTTCACCGTCTTCGAGGCAGTGGGCGACCTCAAAACGGCGGAGGATGCGCTGTCGTACATCTACAACTACCAGCAGGACGATCACGGATTCATCCCGCAGAATTCCTATCTCGACGGTCGCACCCGGTGGGGCGGCGAGCAGATAGACAACATCTCCTTCCCGCAGGTGATGGCGTACCAGCTCTGGGAGGACGGTCTCGGTTTCGACGACACCAACTACGACTACGTCAACGTCAAGCGCTCGGCGGACTACGTCGCCCGGAACGGTCCCGCGACGGCCCAGGAGCGCTGGGAGGAGGAGGCAGGCTACTCGCCGTCGTCCATCGCCGCCGAGATCGCGGGGCTGACCTGCGCGGCGGCAATCGCGCTCAACGAGGGGAGAACCGAGGACGCCCTCGTCTGGTTGGCGCTGGCCGACGACTGGACCGAGAACGTCGAGAAGTGGACCGCCACCGAGACGGGGACGGATCTGCACACCCACACGCCGTACTACGTCCGCGTGACCCGCGACGGCGATCCGGAGGCGGGCCACCTGCGGACGCTGGCGAACAACGGTCCGACGCTCGACGAGCGCGAGATAATCGACGGCGGTTTCCTCGAACTCACCCGACTCGGCATCAAGCCGTGGGACGACGAGGTGATTCGGAACTCGCTGACGGAGGTCGACGAGACCATCCGCGTCGACACGCCGTACGGCCCGGCGTTCTACCGCTACAACGGCGACGGTTACGGCGAGCAGGGCGGCGACGAGGAGGGTGCGCCGTGGTCCATCGAGACGAAAGGACAGGGCCGACTCTGGCCCATCTTCACGGGTGAGCGCGGCGAGTACGAACTGCTCGCCGGGACCGAAGACGGTCTGCTGGCCCCCGAGAACCTGCTGAAGACGATGGCGGCATTCGCCAACAGCGGGCGGATGCTCGCCGAGCAGGTATGGGACCGCGACCAGGAGACCGAGTACAACTGGGAGTTCGGCGAAGGCACCGGGTCGGCGACGCCGCTGGCGTGGAGCATGGCGCAGTACGTCCGCCTCGCCCACGGCATCGACGCCGGGAAACCCGTCGAGATGCCCGCGGCGGTCGCCGAGCGCTACCTCGAAACCGAGCGCCCCGACGGACCGTCGATTCGCGTCGACACCGACTTCCGCGGTGACAATCTCCACGTCACCGGCAAAACCGACGCGGCAGTGGTCGCGGTCAGGACCCGTGAGGAGACGGTGATCGTCGAACCCGAAGATGGTACCTACGAAGCGACGGTCGGTATCTCCCACGGGGAGAACCAGATAATTGTCGCCGCGGCGACCGACACAGACCTCGAAGCGGCGGGGACGACGGTGAAACGATTTACGCTCTAG
- a CDS encoding DMT family transporter codes for MRFAAEEVRISPLAGLAVAILAISTSAILVTWSDAPSLVKAFYRVLFTFALVAPVAVARNGGDFARIGRRDLFFAGVSGAALALHFASWFESLNWTSVAASVTLVQAQPLFVAVGAWALLDERVTGRTLVGIGIALVGMVVMSLGDFLTGAAVVGTDPLYGNALAVVGAVTAAGYVLAGRSLRQRVALFPYVTVVYGVCAVVLLVLTVARGLPLFDYPAREWLLFAAMALGPGLFGHTVINWALAHLESSVVSVSLLGEPVGSTLLALVLLSQVPTPATLAGGAVVLGGIYVTASARRGDPAADEAAVVDA; via the coding sequence GTGCGATTCGCCGCCGAAGAGGTCCGCATCTCGCCGCTGGCAGGACTCGCCGTCGCTATTCTGGCAATTAGCACCAGCGCCATCCTCGTGACGTGGAGCGACGCGCCGAGCCTCGTCAAAGCCTTCTACCGCGTGCTGTTCACGTTCGCGCTCGTCGCCCCCGTCGCCGTCGCGCGAAACGGCGGCGACTTCGCCCGAATCGGTCGCCGCGACCTGTTCTTCGCCGGCGTGTCAGGCGCGGCGCTGGCGCTGCACTTCGCCTCGTGGTTCGAGAGCCTCAACTGGACCTCCGTCGCCGCGAGCGTCACGCTCGTACAGGCGCAACCGCTGTTCGTTGCCGTCGGCGCGTGGGCGCTGTTGGACGAACGCGTCACCGGGCGAACGCTCGTCGGTATCGGCATCGCGCTCGTCGGTATGGTCGTGATGTCGCTCGGCGATTTTCTCACCGGCGCGGCCGTCGTCGGCACGGATCCGCTCTACGGAAACGCGCTCGCCGTCGTCGGCGCAGTGACCGCCGCGGGCTACGTGCTCGCCGGACGCTCGCTCCGCCAGCGCGTCGCGCTCTTCCCATACGTGACCGTCGTCTACGGCGTCTGCGCTGTCGTCCTCCTCGTACTGACCGTCGCCCGCGGCCTCCCGCTGTTCGACTACCCCGCCCGCGAGTGGCTGCTGTTCGCGGCGATGGCGCTCGGTCCTGGTCTGTTCGGACACACCGTCATCAACTGGGCGCTTGCGCACCTCGAATCGAGCGTCGTCAGCGTCTCGCTGCTCGGCGAACCCGTCGGCAGCACGCTGCTGGCGCTCGTGTTGCTCTCGCAGGTGCCGACGCCCGCGACGCTCGCCGGCGGGGCGGTCGTCCTCGGCGGCATCTACGTCACCGCGTCGGCGCGACGTGGCGACCCAGCCGCCGACGAAGCGGCCGTCGTCGACGCCTGA
- a CDS encoding SRPBCC family protein: MAVYKRRVRVAAPLHEVWEFHSRIDGLEALTPEWMGLTVERVRGADGEENPETLDVGSEIRMTMRPLGVVPMQRWTSVVVDREEGGGSPWFRDEMLGGPFQKWIHTHEFYGDGDETVVADTVEYELPGGELGRTASPLGRIGFEPMFRYRHRKTKELLE, encoded by the coding sequence ATGGCCGTCTACAAGCGACGAGTTCGCGTCGCCGCGCCGCTCCACGAGGTATGGGAGTTTCACTCTCGAATCGACGGGCTGGAAGCGCTGACGCCCGAGTGGATGGGGCTGACCGTCGAGCGCGTCCGCGGTGCCGACGGCGAGGAGAACCCCGAGACTCTCGACGTCGGGTCGGAGATTCGAATGACGATGCGACCGCTCGGCGTCGTCCCGATGCAACGGTGGACCTCCGTCGTCGTCGATCGCGAGGAAGGCGGCGGGTCGCCGTGGTTCCGCGACGAGATGCTCGGCGGCCCGTTCCAGAAGTGGATTCACACCCACGAGTTCTACGGTGATGGCGACGAGACCGTCGTCGCCGACACCGTCGAGTACGAACTGCCGGGCGGGGAACTCGGACGAACGGCGAGCCCCCTCGGGCGAATCGGCTTCGAGCCGATGTTCCGGTATCGGCACCGGAAGACGAAGGAGTTGTTAGAGTAG
- a CDS encoding 7-carboxy-7-deazaguanine synthase QueE encodes MPVTSRVDDREHAGDAADADLPDGDALPINELFLSLQGEGKLAGVPSVFVRTSGCNLRCWFCDSYHTSWEPTHAWMSLDEILAKIESFDADHVVLTGGEPLIHDASATLLHELADRGYHTTVETNGTIVPDAPADLASISPKLESSTPTPEGDPMAEGEWADRHEERRIDLDALATLVDRFDFQLKFVVTGRDDMTEIEALVADLREATNVPVSDDDVLLMPEGQTRDQLDGTRALVADLAVEYGYRYTPRIHVDLWNDAPEK; translated from the coding sequence ATGCCCGTCACCTCGCGCGTCGACGACCGCGAACACGCCGGCGATGCGGCGGACGCCGACCTCCCTGACGGCGACGCGCTCCCTATCAACGAGTTGTTTCTCTCGCTGCAGGGCGAGGGGAAACTCGCGGGCGTGCCGAGCGTCTTCGTCCGGACCAGCGGCTGTAACCTCCGCTGCTGGTTCTGCGACTCCTATCACACCTCGTGGGAGCCGACCCACGCGTGGATGTCGCTGGACGAAATTCTGGCCAAGATCGAGTCGTTCGACGCTGACCACGTCGTTTTGACCGGCGGCGAACCCTTGATTCACGACGCGTCGGCGACGCTCCTGCACGAACTCGCCGACCGGGGGTATCACACCACCGTCGAGACCAACGGAACGATAGTCCCGGACGCGCCGGCCGATCTGGCGAGCATCAGCCCGAAACTGGAGAGCAGCACGCCGACGCCCGAGGGAGACCCGATGGCCGAGGGCGAGTGGGCCGACCGTCACGAGGAGCGCCGCATCGACCTCGACGCGCTCGCGACGCTCGTCGACCGCTTCGACTTCCAGTTGAAGTTCGTCGTCACCGGTCGCGACGACATGACCGAAATCGAGGCGCTCGTCGCCGATCTACGCGAGGCGACGAACGTGCCCGTCTCCGACGACGACGTGCTGCTGATGCCCGAAGGACAGACCCGCGATCAACTCGACGGCACGCGCGCCCTGGTCGCCGACCTCGCCGTCGAGTACGGCTACCGCTACACCCCGCGCATCCACGTCGACCTGTGGAACGACGCACCCGAGAAATAA
- a CDS encoding class I SAM-dependent methyltransferase translates to MAENGGRKRETDRKSEVGHKSQADRKRENARSFDRAASSYFDSAVHRDGDGDDLQTLADWCADADRALDVATGAGHTAGAVADAGVSDVVAADIAPEMVTIATREYDLAGVVADAERLPFADDAFDAVTCRIAAHHFPDPEAFVSEVARVLDPGGVFAFEDNVAPEDVDLAAFLDEIERIRDPAHVSLYPESRWHEWFEDAGLSVEESAATKMRLEYDPWVDRTDVPADERVELVRRFRNASAEARDLYEIELDDDGVRAFSNLKVLIRAGA, encoded by the coding sequence ATGGCCGAGAACGGGGGCCGAAAGAGGGAGACGGACCGCAAGAGCGAAGTGGGCCACAAGAGCCAGGCGGATCGAAAGCGGGAGAACGCGCGGTCGTTCGATCGGGCGGCGTCGTCGTACTTCGACAGCGCCGTCCACCGCGACGGCGACGGCGACGACCTGCAGACGCTCGCCGATTGGTGCGCCGACGCCGACCGCGCGCTCGACGTGGCGACGGGTGCGGGTCACACCGCCGGCGCGGTCGCCGACGCGGGCGTCTCAGACGTCGTTGCCGCCGACATCGCTCCGGAGATGGTCACCATCGCGACCCGCGAGTACGACCTCGCCGGCGTCGTCGCCGACGCCGAACGCCTCCCGTTCGCCGACGACGCGTTCGACGCCGTCACGTGTCGCATCGCCGCGCACCACTTCCCCGATCCCGAGGCGTTCGTCTCGGAGGTCGCTCGCGTGCTCGACCCCGGCGGCGTCTTCGCCTTCGAGGACAACGTCGCGCCTGAGGACGTCGACCTCGCGGCGTTTCTCGACGAGATTGAGCGTATCCGCGACCCGGCGCACGTCTCGCTGTATCCTGAGTCGCGGTGGCATGAGTGGTTCGAAGACGCCGGGCTCTCGGTCGAGGAGTCCGCAGCGACGAAGATGCGCCTCGAATACGACCCATGGGTCGACCGCACCGACGTGCCGGCCGACGAGCGCGTGGAACTCGTACGCCGATTCCGGAACGCGTCCGCCGAGGCGCGCGACCTGTACGAAATCGAACTCGACGACGACGGGGTTCGAGCGTTCTCGAACCTGAAAGTGCTGATTCGGGCCGGCGCGTGA
- a CDS encoding VOC family protein, which yields MDVSVVDIDHVAIRVSDIDRALSFYRDLLGMEVRDRDRFDAGEVPYVAVVAGGRHIHLVPTDEDERIDVDGEHICLLLRSNEMETEEELESLLSELREEGIKVEEDEPYKRYGAYGRDWAAYVRDPDGRRVELKLH from the coding sequence ATGGATGTTTCCGTCGTCGACATCGACCACGTCGCCATCCGCGTTTCGGATATTGACCGCGCGCTCTCGTTTTACCGCGACCTGCTGGGGATGGAAGTCCGCGACCGAGATCGGTTCGACGCGGGCGAAGTACCGTACGTCGCCGTCGTCGCCGGGGGGCGACACATCCACCTCGTTCCGACCGACGAGGACGAGCGTATCGACGTGGACGGCGAGCACATCTGCCTGTTGCTCCGCTCGAACGAGATGGAGACCGAGGAGGAACTGGAGTCGCTGCTCTCGGAACTCCGAGAGGAAGGAATCAAAGTCGAGGAGGACGAACCATACAAACGCTACGGAGCCTACGGCCGCGACTGGGCGGCGTACGTCCGCGACCCGGACGGTCGGCGAGTCGAGTTGAAACTGCACTGA
- a CDS encoding acyl-CoA thioesterase produces the protein MPEFAYEIDIEVRFRDLDPLGHVNHAVYASYCEQARIRYLREVLGLTVDDLPMVVANLELDYRKPIMFDDDDLTVAVSVTNLGESSFKMSYELRTDEVAATAETTQVVIDSESKRPTAVPTAWREQLLDHEPALD, from the coding sequence ATGCCAGAGTTCGCCTACGAAATCGACATCGAAGTGCGCTTTCGGGACCTCGACCCTCTCGGCCACGTCAACCACGCCGTCTACGCCAGTTACTGCGAACAGGCGCGCATCCGGTACCTTCGCGAGGTACTCGGTCTTACCGTCGACGACCTCCCGATGGTCGTCGCCAACCTCGAACTCGATTACCGAAAACCGATCATGTTCGACGACGACGACCTCACCGTCGCCGTCTCCGTGACGAATCTGGGCGAGTCGAGTTTCAAGATGTCGTACGAACTCCGAACCGACGAGGTGGCCGCCACCGCCGAGACGACGCAAGTCGTCATCGACTCGGAAAGCAAGCGCCCGACCGCGGTTCCGACGGCGTGGCGGGAGCAACTCCTTGACCACGAACCCGCGCTCGACTGA